The candidate division WOR-3 bacterium genome includes a window with the following:
- a CDS encoding transposase, with protein MENPERKYHRRSVRLKDYDYSQSGAYFITICTKNRKCLFGAIVDGAMRLNECGEVVQKCWREIPCHFPGAQLDEFVIMPNHIHGIVFIIDCSEPHPVGAIHELPVPNELRQPNQLPEWIQRRKMLLPKIVGRFKMNAAKQINQLHQTAGVPVWQRNYYEHIIRNDEDLNKIREYIINNPLNWELDENYV; from the coding sequence ATAGAAAATCCCGAACGAAAATACCACCGGCGGTCAGTTAGATTAAAGGATTACGATTATTCACAATCCGGGGCGTATTTTATCACGATTTGCACAAAAAACCGCAAATGTTTGTTCGGTGCAATTGTTGATGGTGCAATGCGATTGAATGAGTGCGGTGAAGTTGTGCAAAAATGTTGGCGCGAAATTCCCTGCCATTTTCCCGGTGCCCAGTTGGATGAATTCGTTATTATGCCGAACCATATTCACGGTATTGTTTTTATAATCGATTGTTCAGAACCGCATCCCGTAGGGGCAATTCATGAATTGCCCGTACCAAATGAATTACGCCAACCCAACCAATTGCCCGAATGGATTCAACGACGCAAAATGTTGTTGCCAAAAATTGTTGGCCGGTTCAAAATGAACGCCGCAAAACAAATCAATCAACTGCACCAGACAGCAGGCGTGCCGGTCTGGCAACGCAACTATTACGAACACATCATCCGTAATGACGAGGACCTGAATAAAATCCGAGAATACATTATCAACAACCCCTTAAACTGGGAACTGGATGAAAATTATGTGTGA
- a CDS encoding YebC/PmpR family DNA-binding transcriptional regulator translates to MSGHSKWATIKHKKSKADAARGRAFSKLIREITTAARIGGGDIEANPRLRSAVEAAKAINMPAENIERAIKRGTGELPGVTYEEVLYEGYAPGGVALLVRVLTDNKNRTTAEVRHVFDKYGGSMGAAGCVAWQFKPKGLIVIEKGKADEDTVLSVALEAGADDVQTDSAGYTVVTSVENFEEVKRQLKAAGIEWMSAELTQVATNTVPVSESDAPKVLKLIEMLEELEEVQQVYANFDIPDEVLERVSSAGS, encoded by the coding sequence ATGTCTGGACATTCGAAGTGGGCAACAATTAAGCATAAAAAGAGTAAGGCGGACGCCGCCCGTGGTCGCGCATTTTCTAAATTAATTCGAGAAATCACCACTGCGGCACGAATCGGTGGTGGCGACATTGAGGCAAATCCCCGGTTGCGCAGCGCAGTTGAAGCGGCAAAGGCAATAAATATGCCCGCCGAGAACATTGAACGGGCGATTAAACGGGGCACTGGTGAACTCCCGGGCGTGACTTACGAAGAGGTCCTCTATGAAGGTTATGCACCGGGTGGTGTGGCGCTCCTGGTACGGGTTTTAACCGACAACAAAAACCGCACCACCGCTGAGGTCCGCCATGTGTTCGATAAGTACGGCGGTTCAATGGGCGCTGCAGGTTGCGTTGCCTGGCAGTTCAAGCCCAAAGGGCTAATTGTGATTGAGAAAGGCAAAGCGGATGAGGACACCGTTTTATCGGTTGCGCTCGAAGCCGGTGCCGACGATGTTCAAACCGACTCTGCCGGCTATACCGTGGTCACCTCAGTGGAAAACTTTGAAGAGGTAAAGCGGCAGTTAAAGGCAGCAGGTATCGAATGGATGAGCGCCGAACTTACCCAGGTGGCAACCAACACCGTACCCGTTTCGGAATCTGATGCGCCCAAAGTCCTGAAACTGATTGAGATGCTTGAAGAGCTGGAAGAAGTCCAGCAGGTTTATGCCAACTTCGACATCCCGGACGAGGTTCTCGAAAGAGTATCATCCGCCGGGAGTTAA
- the pgeF gene encoding peptidoglycan editing factor PgeF codes for MIKTRVNSINLLHFPGLARYKTISHFITTREGGTSPKPFDTLNLAFHTQDQFNNVLRNRLTLARALNIAPDALVNGEQVHGANIAIVREKGLTLPNTDGIITDKPGICLLVLVADCVPLLFFHPEKRVIGVAHAGWKGTVARIAQKAVQTLKQRFNCEPENLRVGIGPAIGPCCYEVRADVVQLVRQTQPESDKLLIQRDGAWYLDLIKANETQLLNAGVQKQNIETANLCTHCHSNTFFSARAARGPTGRFGAGIMLNP; via the coding sequence ATGATAAAAACCCGGGTCAACAGCATCAACCTCCTGCACTTCCCCGGACTCGCCCGCTACAAAACGATTTCCCACTTTATCACCACCCGTGAAGGCGGAACAAGCCCGAAACCGTTTGACACCCTCAACCTCGCCTTCCACACCCAAGACCAGTTCAACAATGTCCTGCGCAACCGCCTGACCCTTGCCCGCGCCCTGAACATCGCGCCTGATGCCCTCGTCAACGGCGAACAGGTCCACGGTGCCAACATCGCCATCGTCCGGGAAAAAGGGCTCACCCTGCCCAACACCGACGGCATTATCACCGACAAACCCGGCATCTGCCTATTGGTCCTTGTTGCTGACTGCGTCCCGCTCCTCTTCTTCCACCCTGAAAAAAGGGTCATCGGTGTTGCCCATGCCGGCTGGAAAGGCACCGTCGCCCGCATCGCGCAAAAGGCAGTCCAGACATTGAAACAGCGGTTCAACTGCGAACCGGAAAACCTCCGCGTCGGCATTGGTCCGGCAATCGGTCCCTGCTGCTACGAAGTGCGGGCAGATGTTGTCCAGCTCGTACGCCAGACCCAGCCCGAAAGCGACAAACTCCTTATCCAGCGCGACGGCGCCTGGTACCTTGACCTTATCAAGGCAAACGAAACCCAGTTACTCAACGCCGGCGTGCAAAAACAAAACATCGAAACCGCAAACCTCTGCACCCATTGCCACAGCAACACCTTCTTCTCTGCCCGCGCCGCTCGCGGTCCAACTGGCAGATTCGGCGCCGGAATAATGCTCAACCCCTGA
- the thrC gene encoding threonine synthase translates to MRFYSTNLKAPSVDLATALLVGQAPDKGLYMPEQIPVLPEEEIYELADQPYPEVAFAVMRRWASGLLPDDELLKICYECYNYPVPLENVVGNRFLMRLDRGPTASFKDFAARMMARLLRHILKQSGGELVILTATSGDTGSAVAHAFHNVDRIRMVVLFPIAEVSDRQRKQMTTLGGNVTTIGIDGKFDDCQALVKRAFADPDLKHIPFSSANSINIGRLLPQSVYYFYAYAQLAEKGTRAVFCVPSGNFGNMCAGMLAWRMGLPVERFIIATNENDEFPKFLQTGKYEKIVPSRKCISNAMNVGHPSNLPRLVALYSGVMDEQGNITQPPDLKAMQRDMFSLSITDSETRETIVNTYKKFHTLLEPHGAVGWAALERYCVQKEPTLSIAIETAHPAKFPEEIKSLLGIEPEPPEALLGLDTKPEQYETAPADYNWFKDYLKKNLAR, encoded by the coding sequence ATGCGTTTCTATTCCACCAATTTGAAGGCGCCCTCGGTTGATTTAGCCACTGCACTCCTTGTTGGTCAGGCACCGGACAAAGGGCTTTATATGCCGGAACAGATTCCGGTGCTTCCCGAAGAGGAGATTTATGAACTGGCAGACCAGCCTTATCCTGAGGTGGCGTTTGCGGTGATGCGGCGCTGGGCTTCCGGACTTCTGCCCGACGACGAACTTTTGAAAATCTGCTATGAGTGCTACAACTATCCGGTGCCCTTAGAAAATGTGGTCGGCAACCGGTTTTTGATGCGGCTGGACCGCGGTCCAACCGCCTCATTCAAAGACTTTGCCGCCCGGATGATGGCGCGGCTTTTGCGCCACATCTTAAAACAGTCGGGCGGCGAACTGGTAATTTTGACCGCGACCTCAGGTGACACGGGCAGTGCGGTTGCCCACGCCTTTCACAATGTTGACCGCATCAGGATGGTGGTCTTGTTTCCGATTGCCGAGGTTTCGGACCGGCAGCGCAAACAGATGACCACCCTTGGTGGCAATGTCACGACAATCGGGATTGACGGCAAGTTTGACGACTGTCAGGCGCTGGTCAAGCGGGCGTTTGCCGACCCGGATTTAAAGCACATCCCGTTCTCCTCGGCAAACTCCATCAACATCGGCCGGCTTCTGCCCCAGTCGGTTTACTACTTCTACGCCTATGCCCAGCTTGCAGAAAAGGGTACCCGGGCGGTGTTCTGTGTACCCTCGGGCAACTTTGGCAATATGTGCGCTGGTATGCTTGCCTGGAGAATGGGCTTACCAGTTGAACGGTTTATCATCGCCACCAATGAGAACGACGAGTTCCCGAAGTTTCTGCAAACCGGCAAGTACGAAAAGATTGTGCCCTCGCGCAAATGCATCTCCAATGCGATGAATGTGGGACATCCTTCAAACCTGCCCCGGCTTGTTGCGCTCTACTCCGGCGTGATGGACGAGCAGGGCAACATTACACAACCGCCTGACCTCAAGGCGATGCAGCGCGATATGTTCTCCTTGAGCATCACCGATAGCGAGACCCGCGAGACAATTGTCAACACCTACAAAAAGTTCCACACCCTGCTTGAGCCGCACGGCGCGGTGGGCTGGGCAGCGCTCGAGCGGTACTGCGTTCAGAAAGAGCCGACCCTATCAATTGCGATTGAGACCGCGCACCCGGCAAAGTTTCCCGAGGAAATCAAGAGCCTGCTCGGGATTGAGCCGGAACCGCCTGAGGCGCTTTTGGGTCTGGACACCAAACCGGAACAGTACGAAACCGCACCAGCGGACTACAACTGGTTCAAGGATTACTTAAAGAAAAATCTGGCGCGTTAA
- a CDS encoding cofactor-independent phosphoglycerate mutase, producing the protein MKYIVFLGDGMADDAVPELGNRTPLQVAQKPTIDRIARLGRCGSFITVTEDMPPGSEVANLTILGYDPHRYYQGRGVIEAASMGVKLEPDDVALRCNLICIQDGKIKNHSAGHISTEEATLLIEEVNRQLANETVHFYPGFTYRHLCVLKQGSPEIECFPPHDYVGEKALELLPRAKTPEAEPTAQLLRHLILSSWDILPGQAVNLNRTLQGKDPANSIWFWSPGKKPTMPTYQELFGLKGAVISAVDLIKGLGVYAGFDVIEVPGATGLIDTNYEGKADACLRALEDHDFVYLHLEAPDEAGHSRDVKQKVLAIELFDRRLVSRVMAGLEEKKICATVAVLPDHKTPVARGNHTHGPVPVAIYNPHLPADAVQRFDEQSVLNGALGVLKGDEFIKTFLGRAV; encoded by the coding sequence ATGAAGTACATCGTATTTTTGGGTGATGGAATGGCAGACGACGCGGTGCCAGAACTGGGCAACCGCACCCCATTACAGGTGGCGCAGAAACCGACAATTGACCGCATCGCCCGGCTCGGCAGGTGCGGCAGTTTTATCACCGTGACCGAAGATATGCCGCCCGGTTCTGAGGTTGCCAACCTGACGATTCTCGGCTACGACCCGCACCGCTACTATCAGGGCAGGGGTGTGATTGAGGCGGCAAGTATGGGCGTAAAACTGGAGCCCGATGATGTTGCCCTGCGCTGTAACCTCATCTGCATCCAGGACGGCAAAATCAAAAACCACTCCGCGGGCCACATCTCAACCGAAGAGGCAACGCTTTTGATTGAAGAGGTCAACCGGCAACTGGCAAACGAGACGGTTCACTTCTATCCGGGCTTCACCTACCGGCACCTGTGTGTCCTGAAACAGGGTTCACCGGAGATTGAGTGCTTTCCACCGCACGACTATGTGGGTGAAAAGGCGCTGGAACTTTTGCCCCGGGCAAAAACGCCCGAAGCCGAGCCCACCGCGCAACTTTTGCGTCACTTAATCCTTTCCTCCTGGGACATTCTGCCAGGACAGGCGGTCAACCTCAACCGCACCCTGCAGGGCAAAGACCCGGCAAACTCCATCTGGTTCTGGTCACCGGGCAAAAAACCGACGATGCCCACCTATCAGGAACTGTTCGGCTTAAAAGGTGCGGTCATCTCCGCGGTTGACTTGATCAAAGGCTTGGGCGTTTATGCCGGATTTGATGTGATTGAGGTGCCGGGCGCTACCGGTTTGATTGACACCAACTACGAAGGCAAGGCGGACGCCTGCTTGCGCGCGCTCGAAGACCACGACTTTGTTTACCTTCATCTGGAAGCGCCCGATGAGGCGGGCCACAGCCGCGATGTTAAGCAGAAGGTTCTGGCGATTGAACTGTTTGATAGGCGGCTTGTTTCCCGGGTGATGGCGGGTTTAGAAGAAAAAAAGATTTGCGCGACCGTGGCGGTTCTGCCCGACCACAAAACACCGGTGGCACGTGGCAACCATACGCACGGACCGGTGCCGGTTGCAATCTACAACCCGCATCTGCCTGCGGATGCGGTCCAGCGCTTTGACGAACAGTCGGTATTGAACGGTGCGTTAGGGGTCCTGAAAGGCGACGAGTTCATCAAAACCTTTTTAGGCAGGGCGGTTTAA
- a CDS encoding O-acetylhomoserine aminocarboxypropyltransferase/cysteine synthase, whose product MNKPKPATGVERYIAAAKEQLAAEKRRWERAKRMRFDTIAVRGMYTVEEAIEKNQGAIIEPLFLSSAQAYRDSDELEAALSYQIPTWCYTRIHNPTLGYLENTLALLETYGSDLEAGCCVYSSGMAAIENVTDTLLVRQGDEKPNFVSQCQIYGGTFQQFNVRKMAERGIEVRWVLHPEDPNEWRKKIDRNTRFLYAEVPSNPGLQFFDLKPVIELAHEHGIPMVVDSTIASPALLRPLTLGADIVIHSVTKVMSTSGMGMAGAVIARKPIISNIPNDEMKQDFALYLKRYPQRDQGGCLHPFQALMTLNDLRDLRHRVDLFSQSALRVAQFLASHPAVLEVSYLGLESHPLHKVASQYLFLVDAENDPRYLKPVNRYTHLMAFRPKGGHQVTRKVFDRFQLIWRATDLGRIKTVATIPSISTHLLQGEECREMACIPSDLIRLSVGGEDPEDIIADLKQALEGA is encoded by the coding sequence ATGAATAAACCCAAGCCCGCGACCGGGGTCGAGCGCTACATCGCCGCGGCAAAAGAGCAACTGGCGGCAGAGAAGCGACGCTGGGAGCGGGCAAAGAGGATGCGGTTTGACACAATTGCGGTGCGGGGTATGTACACCGTTGAGGAGGCGATTGAGAAAAATCAGGGCGCGATTATTGAGCCGCTGTTTCTCTCCTCGGCACAGGCATACCGGGACTCAGACGAACTGGAGGCGGCGCTCTCCTACCAGATTCCAACCTGGTGCTACACCCGGATTCACAACCCAACCTTAGGCTATCTCGAAAACACCCTTGCCCTGCTTGAGACCTACGGTTCGGACCTTGAGGCGGGCTGCTGTGTTTACTCGTCCGGAATGGCGGCGATTGAAAATGTTACCGACACCCTCTTAGTGCGACAGGGCGATGAAAAGCCCAACTTTGTTTCCCAGTGCCAGATTTACGGTGGCACATTCCAGCAGTTCAATGTCCGGAAGATGGCAGAACGGGGCATTGAGGTGCGCTGGGTTCTGCATCCGGAAGACCCGAACGAGTGGCGCAAAAAGATTGACCGCAACACCCGATTCTTGTACGCCGAGGTGCCATCCAACCCCGGGCTCCAGTTCTTTGACTTAAAGCCGGTGATTGAACTGGCGCACGAGCACGGGATTCCGATGGTTGTGGACTCAACGATTGCCTCACCGGCGCTGCTCAGGCCACTGACTCTGGGCGCAGACATTGTGATTCATTCGGTGACCAAGGTGATGAGCACCTCAGGAATGGGAATGGCAGGCGCGGTCATCGCGCGCAAGCCGATAATTTCAAACATCCCTAACGACGAGATGAAGCAGGACTTTGCCCTGTATCTCAAGCGCTATCCCCAGCGTGACCAGGGTGGCTGTTTACATCCGTTTCAGGCGCTGATGACCTTAAACGACCTGCGGGATTTGCGTCATCGGGTTGACCTGTTCAGCCAGAGTGCGCTGCGCGTTGCCCAGTTCCTGGCATCTCATCCCGCGGTGCTGGAGGTGAGTTACCTTGGCCTGGAGAGCCATCCGCTCCACAAAGTTGCGTCCCAATACCTGTTTTTGGTTGACGCCGAGAACGACCCGCGCTACTTAAAGCCGGTAAACCGCTACACCCATCTGATGGCGTTTCGGCCCAAAGGGGGCCATCAGGTAACGCGTAAGGTTTTTGACCGGTTCCAGTTAATCTGGCGCGCCACCGATTTAGGCAGAATCAAAACGGTCGCAACCATCCCGTCCATCTCAACCCATCTTTTGCAGGGCGAAGAGTGCCGGGAGATGGCATGCATCCCTTCGGATTTGATTCGGCTCTCGGTCGGTGGTGAAGACCCGGAAGACATCATCGCCGACTTAAAGCAGGCGCTGGAAGGGGCTTAA